One segment of Bradyrhizobium sp. CB2312 DNA contains the following:
- the addA gene encoding double-strand break repair helicase AddA, producing the protein MVKLPRPIPDEVRARQARASDPTASAFVSANAGSGKTHVLVQRVIRLLLSGVPPEKILCITFTKAAAANMAERVFTTLGHWVTLDDAGLDAAIRAVGIPHPSTKLRRDARKLFACALETPGGLKVQTIHALCTRLLQQFPFEANVPARFAVIDERDQTDMMERANLKVLLEAARDPETVTGRALLTAMASAADVTFKEVVREACLSRDHFMAWMDEAGNAAAAAEQMAAVLGVDTSDRIEDVETEILDGPFLPRSRWDDIAFALEDGSKSDNDQASRLREAKGFSGAAQVDAYLCVFLTDDKLPRKAVLTKKFGEHNPSVARLFENEAQRLAGLIEKRRAVTMRDRTAALLHIATAAAANYRREKQERGLLDYDDLIDKTLAMLNRVSSGWVHYKLDRGVDHVLIDEAQDTSPRQWDIVAHIISEFTAGEGAREGLNRTVFAVGDEKQSIFSFQGAAPHEFDARRRELHRKFTAAGLKFDPVAFTYSFRSGAAILHSVDHVFREPQIYKSIHSVEIGHPLHNALADAGPSVIELWDLAEADDRQEIEGWRAPFDGVAATSPEVKLARRIQTEIKRLVESGTLTGHAGERRPLRYGDMLILVRRRGNAFDAVIQALKHAGVPVAGADRLKLTEHIGIIDLMNLADALLLPQDDLALAVALKSPLFGLDDDDLFQLAHGRKGSLRRALGEHAAESEKFATVLRRLEACEIRAREETPFAFYAWLLGGDSGRARILRRLGHEANDALDEFLELALNYERKAPASLQGFMAWLRSADTEVKRDMEISRDEVRVMTVHGAKGLEASVVFMVDTTSSPADSQRVRLIHVPRGNGGEVVVWAGRKADDPKPVADARKAMLEETEDEYRRLLYVAMTRAADRLIVGGCMPGNMRTVRKLSWYDLIDTGLTGSGLDKETIETPLGKVTRFARPEDVAALGKPATTVDQTIALPDWLRTPAPREMIEDDPVRPSGQSAEEGRSVRSGESVQSRALALQRGTLVHRLLQSLPGIATERRREAALGFMARNASDWPEADRTALADKVLALIAEPRFAAVFATGSRAEVAIAGRLDRPGRPPALVSGQIDRLVVRPDEVLIVDFKTNQSAPKSAAEAPATYVRQLALYRAVLARLYPQKPIRAVLLWTEALEYMEISAPALDAALASLHLGVSVLDPARGRS; encoded by the coding sequence ATGGTGAAGCTGCCTCGCCCCATTCCCGATGAGGTGCGCGCGCGGCAAGCGCGTGCGTCCGATCCGACAGCATCGGCCTTCGTGTCGGCCAATGCCGGCTCGGGCAAGACGCACGTGCTGGTGCAGCGCGTGATCCGCCTGCTGCTGTCGGGCGTGCCGCCGGAAAAGATTCTCTGCATCACCTTCACCAAGGCGGCCGCCGCCAACATGGCCGAGCGCGTGTTCACCACGCTCGGTCACTGGGTGACGCTCGATGATGCCGGGCTCGATGCCGCGATCCGCGCCGTCGGCATCCCCCACCCCAGCACAAAGCTGCGCCGCGACGCGCGAAAGCTGTTTGCCTGCGCGCTGGAGACGCCGGGCGGCTTGAAGGTGCAGACCATCCACGCGCTGTGCACCCGCCTGCTCCAGCAGTTTCCGTTCGAGGCCAACGTGCCCGCGCGCTTTGCCGTGATCGACGAGCGCGACCAGACCGACATGATGGAGCGCGCCAATCTGAAGGTGTTATTGGAGGCCGCGCGCGACCCGGAGACCGTGACCGGCCGCGCGCTGCTGACGGCGATGGCGAGCGCCGCCGACGTGACCTTCAAGGAAGTCGTGCGCGAAGCGTGCCTGAGCCGTGACCATTTCATGGCCTGGATGGACGAGGCCGGCAACGCCGCGGCCGCGGCCGAACAGATGGCGGCCGTGTTGGGCGTGGATACAAGCGACCGCATCGAGGACGTCGAGACGGAGATTCTCGACGGCCCGTTCCTGCCCCGCTCGCGCTGGGACGACATTGCCTTCGCACTGGAGGACGGCAGCAAGTCCGACAACGACCAGGCCAGCCGCCTCCGCGAGGCAAAAGGGTTTTCCGGCGCGGCGCAGGTCGATGCCTATCTCTGCGTCTTCCTCACCGACGACAAGCTGCCGCGCAAGGCGGTGCTGACCAAGAAATTCGGCGAGCACAATCCATCCGTCGCCCGCCTGTTCGAGAACGAGGCGCAGCGCCTCGCTGGACTGATCGAGAAGCGCCGCGCGGTGACCATGCGCGACCGCACCGCGGCGCTGCTGCATATCGCGACCGCGGCCGCCGCAAACTACCGCCGCGAGAAGCAGGAACGCGGCCTGCTCGACTACGACGACCTCATCGACAAGACGTTGGCGATGCTGAACCGCGTCTCCTCGGGCTGGGTGCACTACAAGCTCGACCGCGGCGTCGATCACGTGCTGATCGACGAGGCCCAGGACACCAGCCCGCGGCAATGGGACATTGTCGCGCATATCATCTCGGAGTTCACGGCCGGCGAAGGCGCGCGCGAGGGGCTGAATCGCACCGTCTTCGCCGTCGGCGACGAGAAGCAGTCGATCTTTTCGTTCCAGGGGGCCGCTCCCCACGAATTCGACGCACGCCGGCGCGAGCTGCATCGCAAGTTCACCGCCGCCGGGCTGAAATTCGATCCGGTCGCCTTCACCTATTCGTTCCGCTCGGGCGCGGCGATCCTGCATTCGGTCGACCACGTCTTCCGTGAGCCGCAGATCTACAAGAGCATCCATTCGGTCGAGATCGGCCATCCCCTGCACAACGCGCTGGCCGACGCCGGCCCGAGCGTGATCGAGCTGTGGGATCTTGCGGAAGCCGATGACAGGCAGGAGATCGAAGGCTGGCGCGCACCGTTCGACGGCGTTGCCGCCACCAGCCCTGAGGTCAAGCTCGCGCGCCGCATCCAGACCGAGATCAAGCGGCTGGTCGAGAGCGGCACGCTGACCGGGCACGCAGGGGAGCGCCGTCCCTTGCGTTACGGCGACATGCTGATCCTGGTGCGCCGGCGCGGCAATGCATTCGATGCGGTGATCCAGGCGCTGAAGCACGCTGGCGTCCCGGTCGCCGGCGCGGACCGGCTCAAGCTCACAGAGCATATCGGCATCATCGATTTGATGAACCTCGCCGACGCGCTGCTGCTGCCGCAGGACGATCTTGCGCTTGCGGTGGCGCTGAAGAGCCCGCTGTTCGGGCTCGATGACGACGATCTGTTTCAATTGGCCCATGGCCGCAAGGGATCGCTGCGGCGCGCGCTCGGCGAGCATGCGGCGGAAAGCGAGAAGTTCGCGACGGTGCTGCGGCGCCTGGAAGCCTGCGAAATCCGGGCCCGCGAGGAGACGCCGTTCGCCTTCTACGCCTGGCTGCTCGGCGGCGACAGCGGCCGCGCGCGCATCCTGCGCCGGCTCGGCCACGAGGCTAACGACGCGCTCGACGAATTTCTGGAGCTGGCGCTGAACTATGAGCGCAAGGCGCCGGCCTCGCTGCAAGGTTTCATGGCCTGGCTGCGCTCGGCCGACACCGAGGTGAAGCGCGATATGGAAATCTCGCGCGACGAGGTGCGGGTGATGACCGTGCACGGCGCCAAGGGCCTCGAGGCCTCAGTCGTGTTCATGGTCGACACCACGTCGTCACCCGCAGATTCGCAGCGGGTGCGGCTGATTCACGTGCCGCGCGGCAATGGCGGCGAGGTCGTGGTCTGGGCCGGCCGCAAGGCCGATGATCCCAAGCCGGTTGCCGACGCGCGCAAGGCGATGCTGGAAGAAACCGAGGACGAGTATCGCCGCCTGCTCTATGTCGCGATGACGCGCGCGGCCGACCGGCTGATCGTCGGCGGCTGCATGCCCGGCAATATGAGGACGGTGCGGAAGCTGAGCTGGTACGACCTGATCGACACCGGGCTCACCGGCTCGGGCCTGGACAAAGAGACGATCGAGACGCCGCTCGGCAAGGTGACCCGATTCGCCCGGCCCGAGGATGTCGCGGCTCTGGGCAAGCCCGCCACGACCGTGGATCAGACGATCGCATTACCGGACTGGCTGCGAACGCCCGCGCCGCGCGAGATGATCGAGGACGATCCCGTGCGCCCCTCCGGCCAGTCCGCCGAGGAGGGCCGCAGCGTACGATCAGGCGAATCGGTCCAGTCCCGCGCGCTGGCATTGCAACGCGGCACGCTGGTGCACCGGCTGTTGCAATCCCTGCCTGGCATTGCCACCGAGCGCCGGCGCGAGGCCGCGCTCGGTTTCATGGCGCGCAACGCCTCGGACTGGCCGGAGGCCGACCGCACTGCGCTCGCCGACAAGGTGCTCGCCCTGATCGCCGAGCCGCGCTTCGCAGCCGTCTTCGCCACGGGCAGCCGGGCGGAGGTCGCCATTGCCGGCCGGCTCGACCGGCCGGGGCGGCCGCCGGCGCTGGTGTCGGGCCAGATCGACCGGCTGGTCGTGCGTCCGGATGAGGTTTTGATCGTCGATTTCAAGACCAACCAGTCGGCACCCAAAAGCGCCGCCGAGGCGCCCGCCACTTATGTCCGGCAGCTTGCGCTGTACCGGGCAGTGCTGGCGCGGCTTTATCCCCAAAAGCCCATCCGGGCCGTCCTGCTCTGGACCGAGGCCCTTGAATATATGGAGATTTCGGCCCCCGCGCTGGACGCGGCGCTGGCATCCCTTCATCTCGGTGTGAGCGTCCTTGACCCGGCAAGGGGCCGTTCATAG
- the addB gene encoding double-strand break repair protein AddB — MRVVSIPLSVPFLRTVVASLLDGRLVNGFEARKEPARLADATLYLPTRRAMRVVREIFLDEMKADAVVLPRIVALGDIDEDELAFTEDGEQFSGLAPLDIPPRLGELERRLTLAQLVAAWAKGPVLSPQVVGGPASTLALAGDLARLIDDMVTRGVDWSALDGLVPDNLDRYWQHSLEFLRIARIAWPGHLAEINRIEPAARRDLLIAAEARRLTAHPHGPVIAAGSTGSMPATAKFLHAVASLPHGAVVLPGLDTDLDADAWRTIGGVRDSLGKFAEHPASNHPQYAMHALLDRFGIKRSDVEILQPPADGGRDLLASESMRPSAKTEVWHDRLRQPDVAAKIAGGMKNLAVVEAPNPEMEALAIAIAMREARHLDKSAALVTPDRALARRVMAALTRWDLDFDDSGGDVLMETSAGVFARLVAEAATFGLEPPTLLAMLKHPLCRLGRAQGVWKAAIEGLELAVLRGTRPPAGTGGLLREFNRFRDELTKLWRSEVSALHKAELRARLKAEDLDRIQALIDTLQKALAPIESLPPSKPYDFAELAHRHREIMIELSRDEQGIPLAFEEREGLALAAAFDDLLRGGTTSGLMVPLPDYADVSQTAFSDRAVRRRDKPGARLQIYGPLESRLMQADRVIVGGLIEGVWPPAPRIDPWLSRPMRHELGLDLPERRIGLSAHDFAQLLGGDEVILTHSAKAGGAPAVASRFLHRLEAVAGDDLWKAAIRAGEKYVQFAGALDQPAEVRPIKQPEPRPPRATRPLSMSVTAIEDWLRDPYTIYAKYILRLDALDPVDMPLSAADRGSAIHDAIGEFTETYAAHLPDDPARVLRAIGERHFAPLMERPEARALWWPRFQRIARWFGEWETARRDAIGSITAETRGEISIRLDNERSFRLSARADRIERRQAGGYAILDYKTGQPPTGKQVRMGLSPQLTLEAAILREGGFPEIDAGASVSQLVYVRLSGNNPPGEERILELKYKPGDEPQPPDTAAAEARAKLEALIRAFEDENQPYTSLNLPMWTNRYGAYDDLARIKEWSAAGGLGIEEW; from the coding sequence ATGCGCGTCGTCAGCATTCCACTCTCAGTTCCGTTCCTGCGCACGGTCGTCGCGAGCCTGCTCGACGGCCGGCTGGTCAACGGCTTCGAGGCGCGCAAGGAACCGGCGCGGCTGGCCGACGCCACGCTGTATTTGCCGACACGGCGCGCCATGCGCGTCGTCCGCGAGATCTTTCTCGACGAGATGAAGGCGGATGCCGTGGTGCTGCCGCGCATCGTCGCACTCGGCGACATCGACGAGGACGAGCTCGCCTTCACTGAGGACGGCGAGCAGTTTTCGGGCCTGGCGCCGCTCGACATTCCGCCGCGACTCGGCGAGCTGGAACGGCGGCTGACACTGGCGCAGCTCGTCGCGGCCTGGGCCAAGGGCCCGGTGCTGTCGCCGCAGGTGGTCGGCGGTCCCGCCTCGACGCTGGCGCTCGCCGGCGATCTCGCCCGCCTGATCGACGACATGGTGACGCGCGGCGTCGACTGGAGCGCGCTCGATGGCCTCGTGCCTGATAACCTCGACCGTTACTGGCAGCACTCGCTCGAATTCTTGCGCATCGCCCGTATCGCCTGGCCTGGCCATCTCGCCGAGATCAACCGCATCGAGCCCGCGGCGCGGCGGGACCTCCTGATCGCAGCGGAAGCAAGGCGCCTGACCGCGCATCCCCATGGCCCCGTAATCGCGGCCGGTTCGACCGGCTCGATGCCCGCCACCGCGAAATTCTTGCATGCAGTCGCTTCGCTGCCGCATGGTGCGGTGGTTTTGCCGGGCCTCGACACCGATCTCGACGCCGATGCCTGGCGCACCATCGGCGGCGTGCGCGATTCGCTCGGCAAGTTCGCCGAACATCCGGCGTCGAACCATCCGCAATATGCGATGCACGCGCTGCTCGATCGCTTTGGCATCAAGCGCAGCGACGTCGAGATCCTCCAGCCGCCGGCCGATGGCGGCCGCGACCTGCTCGCTTCCGAATCGATGCGGCCATCGGCCAAGACGGAAGTCTGGCACGACCGCTTGAGGCAGCCGGATGTCGCCGCGAAGATCGCGGGCGGCATGAAGAACCTCGCGGTCGTCGAAGCCCCCAATCCCGAGATGGAAGCGCTCGCGATCGCCATCGCGATGCGCGAGGCGCGGCATCTCGACAAATCGGCGGCGCTGGTGACGCCGGATCGCGCGCTGGCGCGGCGTGTCATGGCAGCGCTGACGCGATGGGATCTCGATTTCGACGATTCCGGCGGCGACGTACTGATGGAGACCTCCGCCGGCGTTTTCGCGCGCCTTGTGGCGGAAGCCGCGACCTTTGGATTGGAGCCGCCGACGCTGCTGGCGATGCTGAAACATCCGCTGTGCCGGCTCGGCCGCGCGCAAGGTGTATGGAAAGCGGCGATCGAGGGCCTCGAGCTCGCAGTGCTGCGCGGCACGCGTCCGCCTGCGGGCACCGGCGGTCTCCTGCGCGAGTTCAACCGCTTTCGCGACGAGCTGACAAAACTGTGGCGCAGCGAGGTCTCCGCGCTCCACAAGGCCGAGCTCCGCGCACGCCTCAAGGCCGAAGATCTCGACCGCATTCAGGCGCTGATCGATACCTTGCAGAAAGCCTTGGCGCCGATCGAGAGCCTGCCGCCGTCGAAGCCATACGACTTCGCCGAGCTCGCGCACCGGCATCGCGAGATCATGATCGAGCTGTCGCGCGACGAGCAGGGCATTCCGCTCGCCTTCGAGGAACGCGAGGGCCTCGCACTCGCAGCGGCCTTCGACGATCTCCTGCGCGGCGGCACCACCAGCGGATTGATGGTGCCGCTGCCTGATTACGCCGACGTCTCTCAGACCGCCTTCAGTGATCGCGCGGTGCGGCGGCGCGACAAGCCTGGCGCCCGCCTGCAGATCTACGGTCCGCTGGAATCGCGCCTGATGCAGGCCGACCGCGTCATCGTGGGCGGACTGATCGAGGGCGTCTGGCCCCCGGCGCCCCGGATCGACCCCTGGCTGAGCCGGCCGATGCGGCATGAGCTCGGCCTTGATTTGCCGGAACGCCGCATTGGCCTCTCCGCCCACGACTTCGCGCAATTGCTCGGCGGTGATGAGGTGATCCTCACCCATTCCGCCAAGGCAGGCGGCGCGCCGGCGGTCGCCTCGCGCTTCCTGCATCGGCTCGAAGCCGTCGCAGGGGACGATCTCTGGAAAGCGGCCATTCGCGCCGGCGAAAAATACGTGCAGTTCGCGGGCGCGCTCGACCAGCCCGCCGAGGTCAGGCCGATCAAGCAGCCCGAGCCGCGGCCGCCGCGCGCGACGCGGCCGCTCAGCATGTCAGTCACCGCGATCGAGGACTGGCTGCGCGATCCCTACACGATCTACGCAAAATACATCCTGCGGCTCGACGCGCTCGATCCCGTCGACATGCCACTGTCGGCCGCCGACCGCGGCTCGGCGATCCACGATGCGATCGGCGAGTTCACGGAGACCTATGCCGCGCATCTGCCCGACGATCCCGCCCGCGTGCTGCGCGCGATCGGCGAAAGGCATTTCGCGCCGCTGATGGAGCGGCCCGAAGCGCGCGCACTGTGGTGGCCGCGCTTCCAGCGCATCGCGCGCTGGTTCGGCGAATGGGAGACGGCGCGGCGCGATGCGATCGGGTCAATCACGGCGGAGACGCGTGGCGAGATCTCGATCAGGCTCGACAATGAGCGCAGCTTCCGCCTCTCTGCCCGCGCCGATCGCATCGAGCGGCGCCAGGCCGGCGGCTACGCCATCCTCGACTACAAGACCGGCCAGCCGCCGACCGGCAAGCAGGTCCGCATGGGCCTGTCGCCGCAGCTGACGCTGGAGGCCGCGATCCTGCGCGAGGGCGGTTTCCCCGAGATCGACGCCGGCGCGTCCGTGAGCCAGCTCGTCTATGTCCGCCTCAGCGGCAACAATCCGCCCGGCGAAGAGCGTATCCTCGAGCTCAAATACAAGCCGGGCGACGAGCCGCAGCCGCCGGACACCGCAGCTGCGGAAGCGCGGGCCAAGCTGGAGGCGCTGATCCGCGCTTTCGAGGATGAGAACCAGCCCTACACCTCACTGAACCTGCCGATGTGGACCAACCGCTACGGCGCCTATGACGACCTCGCCCGGATCAAGGAGTGGTCCGCAGCCGGCGGCCTGGGGATCGAGGAATGGTGA
- the trxA gene encoding thioredoxin — translation MAVSKVSDADFEAEVLKANGPVVVDFWAEWCGPCRMIAPALDEIAGAMGDKVKIVKLNVDESPKTASKYGVMSIPTLMIFKGGEMASRQVGAAPKAKLQQWITSAV, via the coding sequence ATGGCCGTTAGCAAGGTTTCCGACGCCGATTTCGAAGCCGAAGTGCTCAAGGCGAACGGCCCCGTGGTCGTCGATTTCTGGGCCGAATGGTGCGGCCCCTGCCGCATGATCGCCCCCGCCCTCGACGAGATCGCTGGCGCGATGGGCGACAAGGTCAAGATCGTGAAGCTCAATGTCGACGAGAGCCCGAAGACCGCGTCCAAGTACGGCGTGATGTCGATCCCGACCCTGATGATCTTCAAGGGCGGCGAGATGGCCTCCCGCCAGGTCGGCGCGGCGCCGAAGGCGAAGCTGCAGCAGTGGATCACCTCCGCGGTCTGA